One window of the Balaenoptera ricei isolate mBalRic1 chromosome X, mBalRic1.hap2, whole genome shotgun sequence genome contains the following:
- the NDP gene encoding norrin produces MRNHVLAASFSMLSLLALMGDTDSSFMMDSDPRRCMRHHYVDSISHPLYKCSSKMVLLARCEGHCSQASRSEPLVSFSTVLKQPFRSSCHCCRPQTSKLKALRLRCSGGMRLTATYRYILSCHCEECSS; encoded by the exons ATGAGAAATCATGTACTAGCTGCATCCTTTTCTATGCTCTCCCTGCTGGCGCTGATGGGAGATACAGACAGCTCATTCATGATGGACTCCGATCCTCGACGCTGCATGAGACACCACTATGTCGATTCTATCAGTCACCCGTTGTACAAGTGTAGCTCCAAG aTGGTACTCCTGGCCCGGTGCGAGGGGCACTGCAGCCAGGCGTCACGCTCCGAGCCCTTGGTCTCCTTCAGCACTGTCCTCAAGCAGCCCTTCCGTTCCTCCTGTCACTGCTGCCGGCCCCAGACGTCCAAGTTGAAGGCACTGCGGCTGCGCTGCTCTGGGGGCATGCGACTCACGGCCACCTACCGGTACATCCTCTCCTGTCACTGCGAGGAGTGCAGCTCCTGA